A region of the Flavipsychrobacter sp. genome:
CACTTATAACAACTGTACCTCTCCTGTTAGCTCTCTGAACATCAACATCAAACCAAATCCTTTTGTGGTCATTAGTACTCCTTTCGATACTGTTTGTGATGGCACTAATGTGACCTATATGGCTATACCTGTCAATGCCAGCAGCAACCTTCAGTATACTTGGAAGATCAACGCACAACCTCAATCTGCTACAGGGTCAACCTTCTCTACTACTAATCTCAACAATAACGATATTATTCTCTGTGAGATGACAGACAATGCGCAATGCTCATCACCAGTTACAGACCAAAGCAATCAGATAAAAATGAATGTACTCCCTTGGCTGGCGCCTTCAGTAAGCATTGCGGCCAATCCTACTGGCATTATCATCCCTTGGGATTATGTGCAGTTTACCGCTACGCCTGTAAATGCGGGCAACAATCCTCAATACCAATGGAAAAGAAACGGGCAAGACATTATTGGCGCTACAAGTAATATATGGAGTGCTAATAATCTTAATGATAATGACACCATACATGTAGAACTCATCAGTAGCTATAAATGCCCACAACCTACTGCTGCTAAAAGCAACAGCATAGTTGTACGTATTGCAACAGGTATCAATGAAATAAAAGAAGACAATCAACTCACTCTTGCTCCTAACCCTAACAATGGGCAGTTTACTCTAAGTGGTCAACTCAACACCAAGGGCGTTGCTAAAATACAGATCATAAACATGCTAGGGCAAATAGTATACAACACCGAAACAAGAATCAATAACGGCACACTAAACCACCAGATAAAAATAGACCAAGCAACAAGTGGACTATATCTGTTACAACTTAGTATTGATAACCAACTAACTCAAATCAAGTTTAGAATAGATTAATTGTCCCAAAAATTACTTTTCTTGCAAGCATGAAAGGATTTGCAAGTGACAACTATTCTGGTGTATTGCCAGAAGTAATGGAAGCCTTAGCCGATGCTAATATAGGACATGCGCGTGCCTATGGAGCTGACAATATAACCGAACGTACCAAAAAACTCTTTTGCGATATATTCGAGGCGGACGTAGATGTTCACTTTGTATACAATGGCACTTGTGCCAATGTACTCAGCATGAGTAGTGGCACACAATCCTACAACGCTATTCTTTGCGCCGAAACCTCTCATATGTATTGTGATGAGTCTGCTGCTCCGGAAACTTTTACAGGATGTAGATTCTTCCCGCTTGCATCAGGAGCTACTGGTAAGATAACTCCCGAAGCAGTGCAGCAAAGACTTATAAGGAAAGGCGATGTTCACTATCCACAAACACGCATGTTGTCAGTAACACAGAGTACTGAATATGCTACTGTCTACACTCCTGAAGAATTAAAAGCTTTAGGCAGCTTAGCCAAAGCCAACGATCTCTTTTTTCATGTAGATGGTGCTCGCTTCTTCAATGCGGCAGCCAGCCTTAACTGTTCGCTAGCCGATATCACCAAAAATGCAGGTGTAGATATCCTATCCTTTGGTGGCACTAAAGCAGGTATGATGTTTGGGGAAGCTGTTGTTGTCTTCAACAAGAAACTTTCAGAGCACCTACCCTTCAAGCATAAGCAAAGTATGCAAATGGCATCTAAAAACAGATTCATTGCTGCGCAGTTTGAAGCTATGGTTACCAATGAGCGTTGGCGTACCTATGCGAAGCATGCTAATAAGATAGCACAAGAGCTACATCAAGCGATAAAAGATATACCTGGCGTACAAATAACTAAACCTGTAGAAGCAAATGGAGTATTTGCCACACACCCTGAAAGCTGGAATGAAAGCATGTGGGCTAAATACCCTTACTATGTTTGGGATGAACATAATAATGAAGTACGCCTTATGTGCTCTTGGGATAACACCGAAGAAGAGGTTGCTGATTTCGCAAAACACATGTTAAGTTTAGCGAGTCGATAATGATAGCTAAGAGACTAACTATCCTAATTGTATTTATCATCTTAACACTACTTACACAAGTAGGTGGTCTTCTATTAGTTTTAACTTTATTACTACACTGCATAATAGCCAAGCGCTATAAAAGAGTAAACTTTATTGGAGCTAAAACACTTCTATTCATTCTCATTTATTTCACTTTCACTTTTGTGCTGATACCGCCCATAGCGAAACACTTTGGGAGAGTACCCCTTCCCTTTGGCTTTAACAAAGGGAATCTAAAGCCGCAAAACCCATTCACATTTCTGCTAAACCGACATTATGTAACCAAAGACCTACACGCTACAATCACTACAGCATGCAAAATATGGGAAGGCCAACACAAGGGAGAAACCATTCATTACCTAGATGCTAACTTCCCATTTATAAACGGCTTCCCCTTAATACCCCACCTTAGTCATGACGACGGCAAGAAATTAGACTTTGCCTTTTTATATTATGACACCTTACACAAGAAACCTTCAAACAGTACGCCATCTTATTTTGGCTATGGAGTATATGCTGAACCCGAAGAAGGTGAAATAAACACAACCATTAAGTGTGAGACATCAGGCTATTGGCAATATGGTTTACTTGGAAAAATATTACCAAGAAAGAAAAACACTAACCTGATATTAGACGAAGCAAGAACAAGAGCGTTTCTACTAATATTATCAAAAGAGGCTACAATTAGTAAAATCTTTATAGAACCTTACTTAAAAACAAGGCTAGACCTCCGCCATATTAACAAGATACGTTTTCATGGCTGTCAAGCAGTTCGTCACGACGACCATATTCATATACAGCAATAAAAAAAGGGATAGCAATGCCACCCCTTTCCATTATTATTCATCTGTACTATTGATCGATTACATCCTTAAGCATTTGTTGTTCATTGCTAATATGCTCTGAATATTGCAGAATGATGTTCTTCAATTCATGATGCTTTACTACATTTTCGTTTCTTCTAAAGTAGGAGATAAACTCTTTATTGATATCTAACATTTTATTCGCCCAAGCCTTATCCCATGCCTCCCCTTTGGCGCCTGTCACTACTTCAGCTTTTACATTCTTCTTTTCCTCAACCTTAGCATGAGTTATATCCAAGAAGTTTCTGGTAATATCATTAAGCATTGTATGCTCTCCTTCCAGTTGTACGGCAACATCCATTATATCTGAACGGGTAGCCTTCTCTCCAGCAAGCTTTGCCGTGGCGATATATTTATTATTGATATCAAAAATATCTTGCACTATTTTGATCTCATCATCCGTAGCTTTCTCATGCGGTTGTTCTTGTATATTATTCTTTTTTGCTTCTTCCGCGGGCATCACAATATTACCATCCATATCTACTACATTACCTTTTTCATCAAAAGACTGCCCTGGTGACAACATGTTCACTTGAGCACCACCTTCTACACCTTCTTCAGGTTGAGGTAAAACAGGGGGAGCCATAACCTCTCCCATATCTATATTCTGGTGCTCTTCTTGATTATCACCTTCTGCTTTCTTATCGTTTGCGCAAGAGGCTAATAAAACACTAGCAATAGCCACACAAAAAAAACTTCTCTTCAATAAGTACATATTCATTTAATATTCGTTAGTGTAATTTTGAATAAAAATAACTATTACAACCTACAAAATATAGACTACTTATTCACGACAACTTTTTGTGTAACTCTATTGCTATCGTGCCCAGTACTTAAATAATAAATACCTGAAGGCAGCTGTGCTATATCCATTTGATAAGTATTACCTGATGCTACTCCTTTACTAACAATACTACCATATACATTAATTAGAAGAATAGGATCATTTTGTTGAACCCCTTCTATATGCAACACATCCGTAGCGGGATTAGGGTAGCACTTTACAGTAGGGTCATTCGTAATTGTTTTTACGTCAACCGGAAATTTGTTAATAGTAGCTGTAGACCATGTTGAAGGCACGTTTCTATCTGCCGCCGACGGCC
Encoded here:
- a CDS encoding low specificity L-threonine aldolase; its protein translation is MKGFASDNYSGVLPEVMEALADANIGHARAYGADNITERTKKLFCDIFEADVDVHFVYNGTCANVLSMSSGTQSYNAILCAETSHMYCDESAAPETFTGCRFFPLASGATGKITPEAVQQRLIRKGDVHYPQTRMLSVTQSTEYATVYTPEELKALGSLAKANDLFFHVDGARFFNAAASLNCSLADITKNAGVDILSFGGTKAGMMFGEAVVVFNKKLSEHLPFKHKQSMQMASKNRFIAAQFEAMVTNERWRTYAKHANKIAQELHQAIKDIPGVQITKPVEANGVFATHPESWNESMWAKYPYYVWDEHNNEVRLMCSWDNTEEEVADFAKHMLSLASR
- a CDS encoding DUF4142 domain-containing protein, yielding MNMYLLKRSFFCVAIASVLLASCANDKKAEGDNQEEHQNIDMGEVMAPPVLPQPEEGVEGGAQVNMLSPGQSFDEKGNVVDMDGNIVMPAEEAKKNNIQEQPHEKATDDEIKIVQDIFDINNKYIATAKLAGEKATRSDIMDVAVQLEGEHTMLNDITRNFLDITHAKVEEKKNVKAEVVTGAKGEAWDKAWANKMLDINKEFISYFRRNENVVKHHELKNIILQYSEHISNEQQMLKDVIDQ